The DNA sequence GAGGCGCAAATCCCGCAAAGCTCCACTCGGAAACGAACCTCGTTCGGGCCAAGCGGCGAAAGGGCAACCTCCTGAATTTCAATCGCACGGGGAGCAACCAGACGAGCAGCCTGCATGATGGGAAGACTAGTGGCAGAACGTCCGGCCGGGCGCAACGGTTGTATTGAGGCCGTGGAGGAGCATCCGTTACCGCCGCGCGAGTCGAACCTCAAGGCATGAAGCTATCCCGACGTGATTCGTTGCTAAGCGCGGCCGGCCTGCTCGGCGTGGTCTGGTGTTATTTTCTCCGGCGGCACGCGGCCGCCTTTTATCGCGATAAAGTCGTCGTGATCACCGGAGGGTCGCGGGGGTTGGGGCTGGCTTTGGCCCGGGTTTGCGCCCGGCGCGGGGCTCAATTGGCATTGCTGGCGCGTGATGAGGAAGAACTCAACCGGGCAAAGGTCAGCCTGGCGCGCTACGACACCAAGGTCACCACGTGGACGTGCGACCTGACCGCCGAAGCCGAGATCGCGAAGCGAATTTCCGAAATCGCCGATGCCCACGGCCGGATCGACGTCCTGGTCAATAATGCCGGTGAAATCATGGTGGGACCGTCATTGCCGCTGAACGCCGATGAATTTAAACGGCTGCTGGACCTGCATTTCTGGGCCTCGTTTCACACCATCAACTACAGCCTGCCTCACCTGAGACGGCGAGGCGGCAACATCGTCAACATCGCCTCATTCGGCGGCA is a window from the Verrucomicrobiota bacterium genome containing:
- a CDS encoding SDR family oxidoreductase, which encodes MKLSRRDSLLSAAGLLGVVWCYFLRRHAAAFYRDKVVVITGGSRGLGLALARVCARRGAQLALLARDEEELNRAKVSLARYDTKVTTWTCDLTAEAEIAKRISEIADAHGRIDVLVNNAGEIMVGPSLPLNADEFKRLLDLHFWASFHTINYSLPHLRRRGGNIVNIASFGGKVPVPHMLSYTTSKFSLVGFSEGLQADLAPERIRVTTVCPFVIRTGSHLHAEFKGQARQEFSWFSAGMQTPLTSISAKRLALRIASAASIGLPVLVLPWQARLLVAIHAVFPNLFAIANTLVGLALPKSNDPLANRTLVPGKSLVEHPDLPANRVGRQFNE